The DNA segment cttatttatttaaaagtaatttttaatttgatttatttcaaaAGTACAAACAACctctttaaataatttgactagTGTCTCAATTAAATAAAGTTATCTATGTATAGCATGACTTTGGGAATTGGGACCAATACTTTGGAAGTGTTTGCTCTAATATTTGAAAGTTAAGTACTAATTTTTAGGCATTAGATGGAACACCCTACTTGGGATTAACTGAGAGTGATGCCATagcctttgttttttttttttttttaactactGGTGTTTACTCTTGATCAATATATTATACATCAGGACCAATTCTGGCTATTTTGCACTACactagttaattatttttttcataacgGCATCCCcaaaatttttcttgttttattgtAATTCAGGCCATGATTACCAGATATTCATCGATTTCATCAAGGAAGCTGTCGAATGCATTAACAATTCTGACTTCCAATAAATGTATGGTTGCTATAAGTGACTACAACGACTTTCACAAAATGGTCAAAAAACTTATTCTTGCAAATGTTCTCGGACCCAATGCACAGGTTGGTTATCTGGCAACTTTATCTGTTTAAGTGGCAGcatctttttctcctttttgaaTGTGAGCGTCTCTGAAATATATATCTTTCCCCTAATTATTCAGAAGCGGCATCGTCTCCACAGAGAAGAAATGGTGGAAAACATGTCTAGGCAGTTTAATGAACATGTGAAGAACTCCTCTGATTCCCCGAttaattttagggatatatttTCTTCTCAACTTTTTGGATTGGCAATGAAGCAAGTGAGTTTGTACTTTATGATTGACAAATGGTATGTATTGTAACAAGTAAAGTAATATAGTTGTTTTAAAAATGAGCATGGGGTATTCGCAGGGTGTAGGAAGTGATGTGGAATCCATTTATGTGGATGATTTTGGAAATAAAATATCAAGGAAGGACATGTATCAAATTCTAGTGGTTGATATAATGGAGGGTGCAATTGAGGTTGATTGGCGAGATTTCTTCCCATACTTGAGATGGATTCCAAATAGGAGcatggagacaaaaattcagaGAATGTGCTTCCGCAGGAAAGCAGTTATGAAAGCATTGATCAATGAGCAGAAGAAGAGAATTGCTTCCGGAAAGGTAAGGTATTCTAGTGTACATATTAACTTAAAATCTGTGCAGAGCTTCACCCCAATTTGATTGTTTCTTGCAGAAAGTGAATTGTTACATTGACTACCTGTTATCGGAAGCCAAGGAGCTAACCGAAGACCAAATTATGATGCTTCTTTGGGAGACCATCATAGAGACTTCGGATACTACATTAGTTACGTCCGAATGGGCTATGTATGAACTTGCTAAAGACAAAACACGTCAGGTTGTTCGCCTTTCTTGTGTTGGTTAATTCAGGTTAGTTATTTCTGGCAGATAAGATAGCCTCACTGGCCTGTTCGTCTTTGTATGGCAGGATCGATTATATTCGGAGCTCCGAGATGCATGCGGGAATGAGAGGGTAACAGAAGACCATTTGGCTAAGCTGCCGTATTTAGGGGCTGTATTCCATGAAACTCTGAGGAAGCACAGTCCAGCTCCCATTGTCCCACTGAGGCATGTCGATGAAGATACCCAAATAGGAGGATATCACATTCCCGCTGGGAGCGAGGTCTTATCCTATCCTATCCTTTAATATTCTTTGTATATTGTGAGTGCGAGTAATGACAGTGTAGGGTTATTTGAACAGATTGCTATAAACATATACGGGTGTAACATGGACGAGGAACTGTGGGAAAATCCTGAGCAGTGGATGCCGGAGAGGTTTCTGGATGATGAGAAGTATGAGACCATGGATCTGTTCAAGACAATGGCATTTGGGGCGGGGAAGAGGGTGTGCGCAGGGGCTTTGCAGGCGAATCTGATAGCGTGCTCGTCAATTGGGAGACTGGTTCAGGAATTCGAATGGGAGCTGGCTCAAGGCGAGGAGGAGAATGTTGACACAGTCGGCCTTACCACCCACAGGTTGCATCCCCTCCTTGTCAAAATCAAGCCAAGAAGCAAATGATCAACTACTCCCTCCCAACTCCCAACTCCCCCTCTTACTTTCTCGTTTCTCTAAATAATCCGCAACTTCTAtctgaacaatttttttttctttaataaaaattatgtatGTGTACTCTTTTACTTCGTaacctattttaattttagcatAAATCGAGCTAGCATCTCGTTTTCGTAGTCAAGTCCGGATTAgctctaaaatttaattaaattagcatTACCAAGTCCCAAATTTGTTTACCCGAGGACGCAAAATGTAATGCTTACAGTTAAAAATGCTGATTGCCATTCATTATTCATTCATTTTAACAATTCTTTGAAGAGTAAATTGATAAGGAattcacaaaatataaataagaattgtaaatattaaaatattttggaaAGAGTGGAATGATTTTCTTACATTCAATTTTCTTACTTTTTCAATGTTTATTGGTATTAAAAATGGATTCCACGACTGGGATAAATTTTGACTGCAAATTAGGTCGATTGTAAGAGATATGAAAGTAAAGTCGAAAACACAGATGAACAGCGTAGGAAACAGGTTGACTAGAGGTTACTTTGTTTGAACACCAAAATTTTTACTTGACTTTCAAGTTGAGAGTAGAGAACATGGTGTAAATTTTAGAGAATAAGTTGGAGGAAGAATATGAGAGAGGAAGAATAACTGTCAAAGACTTTCTCTGTAAATAAAAAGGTTGAAATCAACACAAGTACGCATGAATTGTTGTCGAATTTTCATgagtagaaaaaaaaagaatatgatATATATCTATTGATGGTGCATGAATTATTGTCGAATTTTCATTATTAAAAAGTTCTTGATGTTATTAAAAAAGTGCTATTAATGCTTTCTTTTGCTTAGATGAAAACAAACTATCTAAATTGATGTTCTCATCCTTCTTAGGAGAAGGAGTGATGCTGGCTTCTTCATTCTCTATAGCATTGATAATATTAATAGAAGTCATCACGTGATTCATTGCCTTAACTTGATTTTGTTGCATGTGTGGTGGAAAGTCATGTGTATGGTATCAAATGTCTACCAAATGTCCTGTTTTGTCAAAGTATGAACATAATCAGAATGTACCTCTTTCGTTACCTCTTCCACACACACTACGCTTCCTTCCTCGACCACAA comes from the Arachis duranensis cultivar V14167 chromosome 7, aradu.V14167.gnm2.J7QH, whole genome shotgun sequence genome and includes:
- the LOC107459820 gene encoding ent-kaurene oxidase, whose product is MQMDTLALIQAQPFAASLAVVAVSLFLFLYLLNGSRTPAAASLVVGLATSLPKVTVVPGLPIVGNLLQLKDKKPYKTFVQFAQKYGPIYSIRTGASTIIVLNSAHLAKEAMITRYSSISSRKLSNALTILTSNKCMVAISDYNDFHKMVKKLILANVLGPNAQKRHRLHREEMVENMSRQFNEHVKNSSDSPINFRDIFSSQLFGLAMKQGVGSDVESIYVDDFGNKISRKDMYQILVVDIMEGAIEVDWRDFFPYLRWIPNRSMETKIQRMCFRRKAVMKALINEQKKRIASGKKVNCYIDYLLSEAKELTEDQIMMLLWETIIETSDTTLVTSEWAMYELAKDKTRQDRLYSELRDACGNERVTEDHLAKLPYLGAVFHETLRKHSPAPIVPLRHVDEDTQIGGYHIPAGSEIAINIYGCNMDEELWENPEQWMPERFLDDEKYETMDLFKTMAFGAGKRVCAGALQANLIACSSIGRLVQEFEWELAQGEEENVDTVGLTTHRLHPLLVKIKPRSK